A segment of the Bacillus sp. es.034 genome:
ATGCCCCGGTGTATCAAGGAACGTGATTTTCTTTTCGTCCACTTCCACTTGATAAGCACCGATATGCTGGGTAATCCCGCCAGCTTCCCCTGCCGTCACTTTCGTGTTACGGATGGAGTCAAGAAGCGTTGTTTTACCGTGATCGACGTGCCCCATGATGGTTACGACAGATGGACGTTCTACTGTTTGCTCTTTTGTATCTTCAGTGAAATATACTTCAAGATCGGTCGCGTCTACCTTGATCTCTTCTTCCACTTCGACTCCGTATTCCCCTGCAATCAATTCAATCGAATCTTTATCCAGTTCCTGATTGATGGTTGCCATGACACCAAGCATGAACAGTTTTTTAATGATTTCAGATGGTTCTTTATGAAGCTTTTTGGCAAGTTCTGAAACCGTCAATGATTCTGAGAATGTGATCTTTGATGGAAGCTCTTTTTTCTTCGCAGGTGTTTGCTGTTGAGGAGCCTGTTTGAAATTTTTGTTCTGCTTATTTTGTTTGTTATTTCTGTTTTTGTTGTTGTTATTATTATTATTGAAGACCTTCTTCTCCTTTGATTGGTTCTGTTGGTCGTGTTTTTTTCCTTCACGACTTTTTGGTGCTGTCTTTACTTTTTCCTTATTCGGAGCTTCGTCTGACTTGGATGCACCTGGTTTAGATTCTTTCGTGGCTTTATTCCCCTGACCTTTTGAATCTCCTTTGTACATCGCGTCTAATTTTGTTACTGCGTCATCTTCTATAGTTGCCATATGGTTTGATACCTCAATATTCAGTTGCTTTAATTTTTCGATCACATCTTTACTTGAAACATTGTATTTCTTTGCATATTCATATACACGCATCTTGCTCATATGTTCACCCCCACTGAGATTCAATCGAGCAGTTCGGATAATTTTTTGGCAAAGCCGGCATCCATTACGGCGACGACCACCCTTGCCTCTTTTCCAATGGCTTGACCTAAGTCATTCCTGTTTTCCACTAAGCACACCGGGACATGATACGATTTACATTTGTCCGTGATTTTCTTGTTTGTATTAGCAGAAGCATCTTTGGAAAGAATGACAAGTTTCGCTCGTCCACTACGAACTTCTTTTATAACAAGCTCTTCACCTGAAATAATCTTACGTGCCCGATTCGCCAATCCTAAAAGTGACATCCAACGATTTTGGTTCATACGCTAAACGTTACTCCTTCTCTACAAGGCTAATCAATTCATCGTAAAGAGAATCATCTATTTTCGCTTGTAATTGATTGGCTAAAGTATTTTTCTTTTTCGCTAATAAAATGACGTCTTTATCCTTTGAGAGATAGGCTCCACGTCCCGATTTCTTACCGGTGGGATCGAGGGAAACCTCCCCTTCTTTAGACCTGACAATACGTATCATTTCTTTTTTTGGCTTCATTTCACCCGTTGCCACACATTTGCGCAAGGGAATCTTCTTATTTACACCCATCTTGCCCACCTCTTAATCTTGATTTTCGAAATCAATATTTAAAGGCTCGTTGTCATACTCGTCCTCTTCATCCTGAGGCAAAAACGCCTCTTCACGAGGATATAATCCTAATTCGCGTGCATCTGTCTCGCTCTTGATATCAATCTTCCAGTTTGTCAATTTAGCTGCAAGACGAGCGTTTTGACCACGTTTACCTATTGCAAGTGACAGTTGATAGTCAGGGACCACGACTCTGGTTGCCTTATCTTCTTCATTCACCTGAACATCCAGTACTTTAGAAGGACTCAAAGCATTGGCAACAAATGTCACGGGATCTTCCGACCACTGGACGATATCGATCTTTTCACCTTTTAGTTCGTTCACGATTGCCTGTACACGGGCACCTTTGGTTCCCACACATGCACCTACGGGATCCACTTCAGAATTTTCTGCGTGAACAGAAATTTTAGAACGGTCTCCGGCTTCGCGTGCAACAGATTTGATTTCTACCGTTCCGTCAAAAATTTCAGGAACCTCGATTTCGAATAGTCGCTTCAATAAGCCGGGGTGTGTTCGTGAAACAAAGATTTGAGGACCTTTTGTCGTCTTTTCTACCTTTGTGATGAACACCTTGATCCGGTCATGAGGTTTATATGTTTCGTTAGGCATTTGCTCACTCACCGGCAGGAGGGCTTCAATCTTCCCTAAGGCTACATAGATGAAACGGTTGTCCTGACGTTGGACGATACCTGTCATGATGTCTTCTTCCCGATCCACAAATTCGGAATAGATAATTCCTCTCTCTGCTTCCCTCACTCGCTGGGTCACAACCTGTTTAGCCGTTTGAGCGGCAATACGCCCGAAATCCTTAGGAGTCACTTCAAGTTCAACAACGTCTCCCACTTCGTAGCTTGGGTTGATTTCCCCGGCGTCTTCGACTGAGATCTCAAGACGGGAATCGAACACTTCATCCACGACTTCCTTACGGGCAAAGACTCTCATCGTCCCCGTATCAAGGTTAAGGTCTACACGGACATTTTGAGCCTGGTTGAAATTTCGTTTATAAGCTGACACAAGTGCAGCTTCAATAGCTTCAATTATGACATCTCTTGCAATGCCTTTTTCTTTCTCTAAAACAGTTAGAGCATCTAATAACTGAGTGCTCATGGTGGTTTCATCCCCCTTTATAGTGCGGTTAGTTCCTATGAAAATGTAACAGCCAATCGTGCGATGGCTATCTTATCTGTTGGAATTTCAACCTTCTTTTTTCGAGTCTTAATGGTTACTTCTAATGATAATTGTTCTGAAGTATAGGAAAGAAGTGTTCCTTCGAATGCTTTTTCGCCGTTCAATGGCTCATATGTTTTCACATAAACATTTTTGCCAATGGCTTTCTCGAAGTCCTTGTCTTTCTTTAAAGGACGTTCAGCACCCGGTGAAGAAACTTCTAAAAAGTAATTATGAGGAATTGGGTCAATTTCATCTAACTTTTCACTAAGTCTTTCACTTACTATTCCACATTCTTCAATGTCAACACCGGAATCTTTGTCGATAAATATCCGAAGAAACCAATTGGATCCTTCTTTAACATATTCCATATCAATGAGTTCCAAAGACATGTCATCTAAGATTGGTGTAACGATTTCTTCTACTAATGTCGTTATTTTGCTCATACTTACCTCCTGGTCTATAGGAAAATCTTGCACCAAGACTAGAAATGATAGTTCAAAAAATCTCCATGTAATAACGAAAGAGTGGGGTGCGACCCCACTCTTCTACCTTTAGAGCTATCTTTAGTATTTCCAATAAAAATATACCATAATCAACATGTTTATGCAAACAATTCCCATGGTATCAGTCTTAGAACAGAGATAATTGGTTCTTATCCGGCAAAGCTTCCAGGCATCCGTGATTATCCAGGTACTCGATAATGGTCTTGGACACACGGCCCCTTTGCTGAAGATCTTCTTTAGATAGAAATTCCCCATCCTGCCTTGCGTTCACAATATTGATGGCAGCATTGGTTCCAAGTCCGGGTATGGAATTGAAGGGCGGGATCAAAGTGTCCCCATCAATCACAAATTCAGCAGCCGCTGAACGGTACAGATCAACTTTCTGGAACTTATAGCCCCTTTCGCACATTTCAAGTGCCAACTCCAGGACCGTTAACGTATTCTTTTCTTTCGGTGATGCATCCAGGCCTTTACTGTTGATTTCCTCGATCTTGGCTCTTACAGCCTGTGATCCTCGTACCATCGCTTCAATATCAAAATCTTCAGCCCGAACGGTAAAATAAGCGGCGTAGTAAAGTAGTGCATGATGCACCTTAAAGTACGCAATACGAACAGCCATTAATACGTATGCTGCAGCATGGGCTTTCGGGAACATATACTTGATCTTCAGGCAGGAATCGATATACCAGTCCGGTACACCGTTCTTCTTCATTTCCTCTACCCATTCATCCTGCAGACCTTTTCCTTTACGTACAAATTCCATGATCTTAAAGGCAAGTGAAGGTTCGAGTCCCTGATAGATCAGGTATACCATGATATCATCACGACACCCGATCACTTCGCTCAGATTGCAGATGTTGTTATGAATGAGCTCTTGTGCATTCCCCAGCCATACGTCAGTGCCGTGGGAAAGGCCTGAGATCTGGACCAGCTCGGAGAACGTTGTCGGCTTTGTATCTTCAAGCATCTGACGGACGAATCTCGTACCGAATTCAGGGATTCCGAGTGTCCCGGTCTTACACATGATTTGATCTTCCGTAACACCAAGGGATTCTGTACCGCTGAAGATTTTCATCACTTCAGGGTCATCGGTAGGAATCGTCTTGGGATCGATTCCGGATAAATCTTGAAGCATACGGATGACAGTTGGGTCATCATGTCCCAGGATATCCAGCTTCAGTAGATTGTCATGTATGGAATGGAAATCAAAATGCGTCGTTTTCCATTCTGAATTCGAATCATCAGCAGGGAATTGGATAGGTGAGAAATCAAAGATATCCATATAATCAGGTACAACGATGATTCCTCCAGGATGCTGTCCGGTTGTTCTCTTGACACCGGTGCAGCCACTTACCAAACGGTCAATTTCCGCTCCACGGATTTGAAGCTGATGATCATTCGCGTATCCTTTTACATATCCGTAGGCGGTCTTTTCCGCCACTGTCCCGATTGTACCTGCCCTATAAACATTGTCTTCCCCGAAAAGCACCTTTGTATAGTTATGGGCGTTCGGCTGATATTCTCCTGAGAAGTTCAGATCGATATCGGGAACCTTGTCTCCTTTGAACCCCAGGAAGGTTTCAAACGGTATATCATGTCCATCTTTCTTATAAGGAACTCCGCAATCCGGGCAGTCCTTATTTGGCAGGTCAAAGCCCGATCCGACTGAACCATCATCAAAGAACTCAGATTTCTTGCAGGACGGACAGACGTAATGAGGAGGCAGTGGATTTACTTC
Coding sequences within it:
- a CDS encoding YlxR family protein, whose translation is MGVNKKIPLRKCVATGEMKPKKEMIRIVRSKEGEVSLDPTGKKSGRGAYLSKDKDVILLAKKKNTLANQLQAKIDDSLYDELISLVEKE
- a CDS encoding YlxQ family RNA-binding protein, producing MNQNRWMSLLGLANRARKIISGEELVIKEVRSGRAKLVILSKDASANTNKKITDKCKSYHVPVCLVENRNDLGQAIGKEARVVVAVMDAGFAKKLSELLD
- the nusA gene encoding transcription termination factor NusA gives rise to the protein MSTQLLDALTVLEKEKGIARDVIIEAIEAALVSAYKRNFNQAQNVRVDLNLDTGTMRVFARKEVVDEVFDSRLEISVEDAGEINPSYEVGDVVELEVTPKDFGRIAAQTAKQVVTQRVREAERGIIYSEFVDREEDIMTGIVQRQDNRFIYVALGKIEALLPVSEQMPNETYKPHDRIKVFITKVEKTTKGPQIFVSRTHPGLLKRLFEIEVPEIFDGTVEIKSVAREAGDRSKISVHAENSEVDPVGACVGTKGARVQAIVNELKGEKIDIVQWSEDPVTFVANALSPSKVLDVQVNEEDKATRVVVPDYQLSLAIGKRGQNARLAAKLTNWKIDIKSETDARELGLYPREEAFLPQDEEDEYDNEPLNIDFENQD
- the rimP gene encoding ribosome maturation factor RimP, with the protein product MSKITTLVEEIVTPILDDMSLELIDMEYVKEGSNWFLRIFIDKDSGVDIEECGIVSERLSEKLDEIDPIPHNYFLEVSSPGAERPLKKDKDFEKAIGKNVYVKTYEPLNGEKAFEGTLLSYTSEQLSLEVTIKTRKKKVEIPTDKIAIARLAVTFS